TTCGCCACCGCCGCTGGATCTTTGAAGCAGAAGCTCATCGCGGTCGTGCCGGTCAGCCATTCGGCAGGCACATCGTAGCCGGCGTCTTTCAAGGCGCGGCGCACCAATGTGTTCTTGGTGACGTGGAACTCGGCCTGCGCGCTACGCATCTGGCTACGCACCTTGTCGAGCTCGGGCATCTTCAAGCCGCCGTAATGGGTGATGATCATCGCTTGGCTCTTGCCGATCAGCTCGGCATATTCGGCGACGATGCTCTCTTTCTTCTCTCTTGAGATTGCCAAGTCTTCACCTCCTCATCTAGTCCTTCACAGCAAAGGAAAATCAATTGCGCCCCGACCGGTGACAGGCCGAGGCGCACATCGCTCATGTGAACTCCGCAGGCAGATGCCTGCGAGCGTGTCCTTTCGCTTGTGCATCCCACCTATACGGGCGCTATTTACATCCCTTTGTTCAGGGAGACCCGTAGTCACCGGCAGTTGCAGACTCAAACTATACCACAATCACATCACTGACCGTGTACGCGGGGGTGCATTCGCCAACGAGGGCAGATCCGCCCCGGCGTAAACGCCTGGGCTGAAAGGGGCGGGATGCGCGCGGCTTGCCCGTATGCTCAGCGCTGGGATTGATCCCAGTCCGCGCTCCCCCATTTTGAAATGCACCCTGTATGCGCGTAGGGACAACGAGTTATGCGGAGCGCGTCGGGCGCATATCTATGCGGATGCGCGCACCAGCGAGGTCGGGTCTACGCGCACCCCTGGCCCCATCGTCGAGGTCAGCGTGATGCGCTTCATATAGGTGCCTTTCGCCGCCGCAGGCTTGGCTTTGTTCACTGCATCGAGGAAGGCGATGAGATTCTCGTTGAGCGCCTGGGGGCTGAAGCTCACCTTGCCCACCGGCACGTGCAAATTGCCCGTCTTGTCCAGACGAAATTCGACGCGACCGGCGCGCGCTTCTTTGATTACACGCGGAATGTCGTCGGGCTGCACCACCGTGCCGGCTTTCGGGTTGGGCATTAGGCCACGCGGGCCGAGTACTTTGCCCAAGCGACCGACCTTGCCCAT
The window above is part of the Candidatus Roseilinea sp. genome. Proteins encoded here:
- the rplJ gene encoding 50S ribosomal protein L10 yields the protein MAISREKKESIVAEYAELIGKSQAMIITHYGGLKMPELDKVRSQMRSAQAEFHVTKNTLVRRALKDAGYDVPAEWLTGTTAMSFCFKDPAAVAKALGELTKEFEKLKVVGGVLSGKAITKEEVEALASLPSLDTLRAQLIGAISAPASNLVGVLNAAIGSVMYALQARIDKETPKEA